The Scophthalmus maximus strain ysfricsl-2021 chromosome 7, ASM2237912v1, whole genome shotgun sequence genome includes a window with the following:
- the tln2b gene encoding talin-2 isoform X5 codes for MVALSLKICVRQCNVVKTMQFEPSTPVYDACRIIRERVPEAQTGQASDYGLFLSDDDPRKGIWLESGRTLDYYMLRNGDVLEYKKKQRPQKIKMLDGAIKTIMVDDSKTVGELLVTICSRIGITNYEEYSLIQEVTEDKKEDGMGTLKKERTLQLRDERKMEKLKAKLHTDDDLNWLDHSRTFREQGVEESETLLLRRKFFYSDQNVDSRDPVQLNLLYVQARDDILNGSHPVSFDKAGEFAGIQAQIQFGPHVEHKHKPGFLDLKEFLPKEYIKQRGSEKKIFQDHKNCGEMTEIEAKVKYVKLARSLQTYGVSFFLVKEKMKGKNKLVPRLLGITKESVMRVDERTKDVVQEWPLTTVKRWAASPKSFTLDFGEYQESYYSVQTTEGEQISQLIAGYIDIILKKKQSKDRFGLEGDEESTMLEESVSPKKSTILQQQFNRVGRVEHGSVALPGIIRSGSIGGPDTFNVGAMPSAQQQITTGQMHRGHMPPLSLAQQALMGTINSSMQAVQQTQTDLGHVDNLPPLGHDLASRVWVQNKVDESKHEIHSQVDAITAGTASVVNLTAGEPTETDYTAVGCAITTISSNLTEMSKGVKLLAALMDDEVGSGHRLMGAARMLAGAVSDLLRSVEPAAAEPRQTVLTAAGSIGQASGDLLRHMGEGETDEKFQDTLMNLAKAVANAAAMLVLKAKNVAQVAEDTILQNRVIAAATQCALSTSQLVACTKVVSPTISSPVCQEQLVEAGKLVDRSVETCVKACRSASDDGELLKQVGAAAGVVSQSLSDLLQHVRHYASCGEPIGRYDQATDTIMNVTENIFTSMGDAGEMVRQARVLAQATSDLVNAMRSDAEAEVDVDNSKKLLAAAKLLADATARMVEAAKGAAAYPENEDQQQRLREAAEGLRVATNAAAQNAIKKKLVNRLEIAAKQAAAAATQTIAAAQNAAASNKNTVSHQQLVHSCKAVADSIPHLVQGMRSSQAQPEELGAQLALIMASQSFLQPGSKMVTSAKSAVPTVAEQAAAMQLGQCAKNLATCLAELRTATQKAHDACGPLEIDSALKTVQTLKSELQDAKMSVIDGQLKPLPGESLEKCAQDLGSTSKAVGSSMAQLLTCAAQGNEHYTGVAARETAQALRTLAQAARGVAASTKEPQASAAMLDSAQCVMEGSAMLIHEAHQALVHPGDAESQQRLAQVAKAVSHSLNNCVNCLPGQKDVDMALRSIGEASKKLLVDILPPCSKTFQEAQTDLNHTAAELNHSAGEVVHSSRGTSGQLAAASGKFSHDFDEFLDAGVEMAGHTQSTEDQIQVIGNLKNISMASSKLLLAAKSLSVDPGAANAKNLLAVAARAVTESINQLITLCTQQAAGQKECDNALRELEAVRGLLDNPNEPVSELSYFDCIESVMENSKVLGESMAGISQHCKTGDVVAFGESVGVASKALCGLTEAAGQASYLVGVSDPNSQSGHEGLVDPIQFARAHQAIQMACQNLVDPASSPSQVLSAATIVAKHTSALCNACRLASSKTSNPVARRQFVQSAKEVANTTANLVKTIKALDGDFSDENRNRCRVATTPLLEAVENLSTFANNPEFASIPAQISHEGSAAQEPIVRSARCMLDSSTYLLETARSLVLNPKDPPTWSVLAGHSRTVSDSIKSLITSIRDKAPGQRECDYSIDNINKCIRDIEQASLAAVGQTLPCRDDISMEALQEQLTSSVQEIGHLIDPVSTTARGEAAQLGHKVTQLASYFDPLIVASVGLASKLLDHQQQMTILDQTKTLSESALQMLYAAKEGGGNPKASHTHDAISEAAQLMKEAVDDIMVTLNEAASEGGMVGGMVEAIAECMGRLDEGTPPEPEGSFVDYQTTMVKFSKAIAITAQEMMTKSVTCPEELGGLASQVTVDYGQLAHQGRLAAATAEPEEVGFQIKTRVQELGHGCIYLVQKAGALQLSPTDSFSKRELIECARAVTEKVSLVLSALQAGNKGTQACITAASAVSGIIADLDTTIMFASAGTLTPEDEESFADHRESILKTAKALVEDTKLLVAGAASSQEKLAQAAQSSAKTITQLTEVVKLGATSMGSEDPETQVVLINAVRDVAKALAELIGATKCAAGKQADDPSMYQLKSAAKVMVTNVTSLLKTVKAVEDEATRGTRALEATIECIKQELTVFQSKDIPDKSTTPEEFIRMTKGITIATAKAVAAGNSAQQEDVIATANLSRKAISDMLTTCKRAAYHQEVIEELRNRALQYGSECTIGYINLLEQVLQVLQKPTQEQKQQLAVHSKHVAACVTELVQTADAMKDGGSECVDPEDPTVIAETELLGAAASIEAAAKKLEQLKPRAKPKQADETLDFEEQILEAAKSIAAATSALVKSASAAQRELVAQGKVGSNLANAVDDGQWSQGLISAARMVAAATSNLCEAANASVQGHASEEKLICSAKQVAASTAQLLVACKVKADQDSEAMRRLQAAGNAVKRASDNLVKAAQKAAFDKTEDDSVVVKTKFVGGIAQIIAAQEEMLRKERELEEARKKLAQIRQQQYKFLPSELREDEG; via the exons ATGGTGGCCTTGTCACTGAAGATCTGTGTACGGCAGTGCAACGTGGTGAAGACGATGCAGTTTGAGCCGTCCACACCTGTGTACGACGCCTGCAGGATCATCCGAGAGCGAGTGCCAGAAGCCCAGACGGGACAAG CCTCAGATTACGGCCTCTTCTTGTCTGACGATGATCCGAGGAAAGGAATCTGGCTCGAGTCTGGAAGAACCCTGGATTACTACATGCTGCGAAATGGC GATGTCTTGGAGTACAAGAAGAAACAAAGGCCGCAAAAGATCAAAATGCTTGATGGTGCCATTAAAACCATCATGGTGGACGACTCGAAAACAGTCGGGGAGCTGCTCGTCACCATATGCAGCAGAATAG GAATCACCAACTACGAGGAGTACTCCCTCATCCAAGAGGTGACGGAGGACAAGAAGGAGGATGGCATGGGGACgctgaagaaagagagaacgCTGCAGCTCCGAGACGAGAGGAAGATGGAAAAGCTCAAAGccaaactccacacagatgATGACT TGAACTGGCTGGACCACAGCAGGACATTCAGAGAGCAAGGCGTGGAGGAAAGTGAGACCCTGCTGCTCAGGCGCAAGTTCTTCTACTCAGACCAGAACGTGGACTCGCGCGACCCTGTTCAGCTGAACCTGCTCTATGTCCAG GCTCGGGATGATATATTGAATGGATCCCACCCCGTCTCCTTTGATAAAGCCGGTGAGTTTGCGGGGATCCAGGCTCAGATCCAGTTCGGACCCCACGTGGAGCACAAGCACAAGCCCGGATTCCTGGA CCTGAAGGAGTTCCTGCCTAAGGAGTACATCAAGCAGAGAGGGTCCGAGAAGAAAATATTCCAA GACCATAAAAACTGCGGAGAGATGACCGAGATTGAGGCAAAGGTGAAATATGTGAAGCTCGCCAGGTCCCTGCAGACATACGGAGTGTCTTTCTTCCTGGTGAAG GAAAAGATGAAGGGTAAAAATAAGCTGGTCCCGCGGCTGCTGGGGATAACCAAAGAGTCAGTGATGCGAGTGGATGAGAGGACGAAGGATGTTGTGCAGGAGTGGCCTCTGACAACAGTCAAGAGATGGGCTGCCTCCCCCAAGAGCTTCACCTTG GATTTTGGCGAGTACCAGGAGAGTTACTACTCCGTCCAGACTACAGAGGGAGAGCAGATATCCCAACTTATTGCCGGATACATTGACATCATTCTTAAAAAG AAGCAGAGTAAGGATCGTTTTGGCCTTGAGGGAGATGAGGAATCCACCATGCTGGAGGAATCAGTTTCCCCTAAGAA GTCCACAattttgcagcagcagttcaATCGGGTGGGTCGCGTGGAGCATGGCTCGGTCGCACTGCCGGGCATAATTCGGTCCGGATCCATCGGCGGCCCCGACACCTTTAACGTGGGTGCTATGCCCTCTGCCCAGCAGCAAATCACCACAGGGCAGATGCACAGAGGACACATGCCCCCACTG AGTCTGGCCCAGCAGGCCCTGATGGGAACCATCAACAGCAGTATGCAGGCCGTGCAACAGACCCAGACTGACCTGGGACATGTTGATAATCTCCCTCCACTGGGCCATGACTTG GCTTCCAGGGTTTGGGTTCAGAACAAGGTGGATGAATCCAAACATGAAATCCACTCTCAGGTTGATGCTATCACCGCTGGAACAGCGTCTGTGGTCAATCTCACTGCAG GTGAGCCCACAGAAACGGACTACACCGCAGTGGGCTGCGCCAtcaccaccatctcctccaaTCTCACGGAAATGTCCAAGGGTGTCAAACTGCTTGCGGCGCTGATGGACGACGAGGTGGGCAGCGGCCACAGGCTCATGGGTGCTGCCAGAATGCTGGCAGGAGCCGTATCAGATCTGCTCCGATCTGTTgagcctgcagctgcagag CCCAGGCAGACGGTGCTGACCGCGGCAGGAAGCATCGGACAGGCCAGCGGGGACCTGCTCCGTCACATGGGGGAGGGCGAGACCGACGAGAAGTTCCAG GACACCCTGATGAATCTGGCCAAAGCAGTGGCCAATGCAGCTGCTATGTTGGTCCTGAAGGCCAAGAACGTGGCCCAGGTGGCCGAGGACACCATACTGCAGAACCGGGTGATCGCAGCTGCCACTCAGTGTGCCCTGTCCACCTCACAGCTGGTGGCCTGCACCAAG GTGGTGAGCCCAACCATCAGCTCCCCGGTGTGTCAGGAGCAGCTTGTCGAGGCCGGGAAGCTGGTGGACCGATCGGTGGAAACCTGCGTCAAAGCTTGCCGCTCGGCCAGCGACGACGGCGAGCTGCTGAAGCAAGTCGGGGCAGCAGCCGGCGTGGTGAGCCAGTCTCTCAGCGACCTGCTGCAACATGTCCGCCACTACGCCAGCTGTGGAGAGCCCATCGGACGCTACGACCAGGCCACGGACACAATCATGAACGTGACAGAGAACATTTTCACTTCCATGGGTGATGCTG gtgagaTGGTGCGTCAGGCCCGGGTGTTAGCCCAGGCCACGTCTGACCTGGTCAACGCCATGAGATCTGATGCGGAGGCAGAAGTGGATGTTGACAACTCCAAGAAACTTCTGGCTGCAGCCAAACTCCTGGCTGACGCCACCGCTCGGATGGTGGAGGCTGCTAAG GGGGCGGCTGCCTACCCGGAGAATGAGGACCAGCAGCAGAGACTCCGAGAGGCAGCTGAGGGGCTCCGTGTTGCCACTAACGCTGCAGCTCAGAATGCAATAAAGAAGAAACTGGTCAACCGGCTGGAG ATAGCTGCAAAGCAGGCAGCAGCGGCTGCTACTCAGACCATCGCAGCGGcacaaaatgctgctgcttCCAACAAAAATACCGTCTCACACCAACAGCTAGTGCACAGCTGCAAG GCAGTAGCAGATAGCATCCCCCACTTGGTGCAGGGCATGAGGAGTAGCCAGGCCCAGCCTGAGGAGCTGGGCGCCCAGCTCGCCCTCATCATGGCCAGCCAGAGCTTCTTACAG CCCGGAAGTAAGATGGTGACATCTGCAAAGTCGGCAGTTCCGACGGTGGCCGAACAGGCTGCGGCTATGCAGCTGGGCCAGTGTGCCAAGAACCTGGCTACCTGCCTGGCGGAGCTCAGGACTGCCACCCAGAAG GCCCATGACGCTTGTGGTCCTCTGGAGATCGACTCGGCCCTCAAAACAGTGCAGACACTCAAGAGTGAGCTCCAGGATGCCAAGATGTCTGTCATCGATGGCCAACTCAAACCTCTTCCCGGGGAATCG CTGGAGAAGTGTGCTCAGGATTTGGGGAGCACGTCCAAGGCCGTGGGCTCCTCCATGGCTCAGCTGCTAACGTGTGCTGCACAAGGCAATGAACATTATACAG GCGTGGCTGCCAGGGAAACAGCACAGGCTCTGAGGACATTGGCCCAAGCAGCCAGAGGCGTGGCGGCCAGCACCAAGGAGCCGCAGGCTTCGGCTGCAATGCTTGACTCAGCCCAGTGTGTGATGGAGGGCTCGGCCATGTTGATCCACGAAGCCCACCAGGCCCTGGTTCATCCTGGAGACGCCGAGAGTCAGCAGAGACTGGCGCAG GTGGCCAAAGCAGTGTCGCACTCCCTGAATAATTGTGTGAATTGCCTGCCAGGCCAGAAGGATGTGGACATGGCCCTCAGGAGCATTGGAGAGGCCAGCAAGAAGCTGCTGGTGGACATT CTCCCTCCCTGCAGTAAGACGTTCCAGGAGGCCCAGACTGATCTGAACCACACGGCGGCTGAACTCAACCACTCGGCCGGCGAGGTCGTCCACTCCTCTCGTGGAACAAGCGGCCAGCTGGCTGCGGCCTCCGGCAAGTTCAGCCACGACTTTGATGAGTTCCTTGATGCCGGCGTTGAGATGGCAGGACACACCCAA AGCACGGAGGACCAGATTCAAGTCATTGGTAACCTGAAGAATATCTCCATGGCGTCCAGTAAGCTGCTGCTCGCTGCCAAGTCTCTTTCTGTGGATCCAGGTGCAGCCAACGCAAAGAATCTTCTCGCTGTAGCGGCAAG GGCGGTGACAGAGAGTATTAACCAGCTGATCACACTCTGTACCCAGCAAGCAGCAGGACAAAAGGAGTGTGACAACGCCTTGAGGGAGTTGGAG GCTGTCAGAGGGCTCCTAGATAATCCCAACGAGCCCGTCAGTGAACTCTCCTACTTCGACTGCATCGAGAGCGTCATGGAGAATTCAAAG GTCCTTGGAGAGTCGATGGCAGGCATTTCACAGCACTGTAAAACGGGTGATGTGGTCGCCTTCGGGGAGAGCGTGGGTGTGGCGTCCAAAGCTCTGTGTGGGCTGACGGAGGCTGCAGGACAG GCTTCTTATCTTGTAGGTGTGTCTGACCCCAATAGTCAGTCAGGCCACGAGGGGCTGGTGGATCCCATCCAGTTTGCTAGGGCCCACCAGGCTATACAGATGGCTTGTCAGAACTTAGTGGACCCAGCCAGTAGTCCCTCGCAG GTCTTATCTGCAGCAACAATAGTAGCCAAACACACCTCAGCTCTCTGTAATGCCTGCCGCCTGGCTTCCTCTAAAACCTCCAACCCCGTGGCCAGGAGACAGTTTGTCCAGTCAGCCAAAGAGGTGGCCAACACCACCGCCAACCTCGTCAAAACCATCAAG gccTTAGATGGAGATTTTTCTGATGAGAACAGGAACAGGTGCCGCGTTGCTACGACCCCACTCCTTGAGGCTGTCGAAAACCTCTCGACCTTTGCCAACAACCCTGAGTTTGCGAGTATCCCGGCTCAGATCAGCCACGAG GGCTCCGCAGCACAGGAGCCCATTGTGCGTTCAGCCCGCTGCATGCTCGACAGCTCCACTTACCTTCTGGAAACGGCCCGCTCGCTGGTCCTCAACCCAAAAGATCCTCCCACCTGGTCCGTTCTAGCTGGCCACTCCAGGACGGTGTCTGACTCCATCAAGAGCCTCATCACCTCCATTAG GGACAAGgcaccaggacagagggagTGTGATTACTCCATTGATAACATCAATAAGTGTATCCGGGACATTGAGCAAGCTTCCCTGGCTGCAGTTGGGCAGACTCTGCCCTGCAGAGATGATATCTCCATGGAA GCGCTCCAggagcagctgacgtcctctgtGCAGGAGATTGGGCATCTGATTGATCCTGTCTCCACCACAGCCCGAGGCGAAGCTGCCCAACTCGGACACAAG GTGACCCAGCTGGCCAGTTACTTCGATCCACTCATTGTGGCATCAGTGGGCCTGGCCTCCAAGCTCCTGGACCACCAGCAGCAAATGACCATCCTGGACCAGACCAAGACCCTGTCGGAGTCGGCCCTGCAGATGCTCTATGCTGCCAAGGAAGGCGGGGGAAATCCAAAG GCGTCCCACACCCACGATGCCATCTCTGAAGCAGCGCAGCTGATGAAGGAGGCTGTGGACGACATCATGGTGACTTTGAACGAGGCAGCCAGTGAGGGGGGCATGGTCGGGGGCATGGTGGAGGCCATTGCTGAATGCATGGGCAGG CTGGATGAAGGAACACCGCCTGAGCCCGAGGGCTCGTTTGTGGACTACCAGACTACAATGGTGAAGTTCTCCAAGGCCATCGCCATCACTGCACAGGAGATG ATGACGAAGTCAGTAACCTGCCCCGAGGAGCTCGGTGGCCTCGCCTCTCAGGTGACAGTGGACTATGGACAGCTAGCGCACCAAGGACGTCTCGCTGCAGCTACCGCAGAGCCAGAGGAG GTTGGTTTCCAGATAAAGACACGGGTGCAGGAGCTGGGCCATGGCTGTATCTACCTGGTCCAGAAGGCGGGAGCCCTGCAGCTCAGCCCCACTGACAGCTTTTCAAAACGGGAGCTCATCGAGTGTGCACGCGCAGTCACAGAGAAG GTGTCCTTGGTACTGTCAGCGCTGCAGGCGGGGAACAAAGGCACCCAGGCCTGTATCACAGCAGCAAGTGCTGTTTCTGGCATCATCGCTGACCTGGACACCACCATCATGTTCGCCTCAGCTGGAACACTGACCCCTGAGGATGAAGAGTCCTTTGCTGACCACAG GGAGAGCATCTTGAAGACAGCCAAGGCGCTGGTGGAGGACACCAAGCTGCTGGTTGCGGGAGCCGCATCCAGCCAAGAGAAACTGGCCCAGGCCGCCCAGTCCTCGGCCAAGACCATCACCCAGCTCACTGAGGTGGTCAAACTAGGAGCAACCAGCATGGGCTCTGAGGACCCCGAGACACAG GTGGTTCTGATAAACGCGGTGCGTGATGTGGCCAAAGCTCTGGCCGAACTCATCGGTGCCACCAAATGTGCTGCTGGCAAGCAGGCTGACGACCCGTCCATGTATCAGCTGAAGAGTGCTGCCAAG GTCATGGTGACCAACGTGACGTCTCTTCTAAAAACAGTGAAGGCAGTGGAGGATGAAGCCACTCGCGGGACGAGGGCACTGGAGGCCACCATTGAATGCATCAAGCAGGAGCTGACG GTGTTCCAGTCCAAGGACATCCCAGACAAGTCCACCACACCCGAGGAGTTCATCCGCATGACAAAGGGCATCACCATAGCGACGGCCAAGGCAGTAGCTGCAGGAAACTCTGCTCAGCAGGAGGACGTGATCGCCACTGCCAACCTGAGCCGCAAAGCCATCTCCGATATGCTGACTACATGCAAG CGAGCCGCATACCACCAAGAAGTGATCGAGGAGCTGAGGAACAGGGCCCTGCAGTACGGCTCCGAGTGCACCATTGGATATATCAACCTTCTGGAGCAAGTGCTGCAG gtgcTGCAGAAGCCCACACAGGAGCAGAAACAGCAGCTGGCCGTGCACTCCAAACACGTGGCAGCGTGTGTGACAGAGCTCGTCCAGACAGCTGACGCCATGAAAG ATGGAG GATCAGAGTGTGTGGACCCCGAGGACCCCACTGTCATCGCTGAGACTGAGCTCCTCGGAGCAGCAGCATCCATTGAAGCTGCCGCCAAGAAACTAGAGCAGCTGAAACCCAGGGCCAAGCCCAAG CAGGCAGATGAGACGCTGGATTTCGAGGAACAAATCTTAGAGGCCGCGAAGTCCATTGCTGCAGCAACTAGTGCGCTCGTTAAATCTGCGTCAGCAGCCCAGAGAGAACTGGTGGCACAAGGCAAG GTGGGATCCAATCTAGCCAATGCAGTGGATGATGGCCAGTGGTCACAGGGTCTTATATCAGCG GCTCGTATGGTAGCGGCAGCCACCAGCAACCTGTGTGAGGCAGCGAACGCCTCAGTTCAGGGCCACGCCAGCGAGGAGAAGCTCATCTGCTCAGCCAAGCAGGTCGCGGCCTCCACGGCTCAGCTGCTGGTGGCCTGCAAGGTGAAGGCGGACCAGGACTCTGAAGCCATGAGGAGACTACAG GCGGCCGGCAATGCGGTGAAGCGGGCATCAGACAACCTGGTGAAGGCGGCTCAGAAAGCAGCATTTGACAAGACCGAAGATGACAGTGTGGTGGTGAAGACCAAATTCGTCGGGGGCATAGCTCAG ATCATTGCGGCTCAGGAGGAGATGCTGAGGAAGGAGCGGGAGCTGGAGGAAGCCCGGAAGAAGCTGGCTCAGATTCGACAGCAGCAGTACAAGTTCTTGCCCAGCGAGTTGAGGGAGGATGAGGGCTGA